Genomic window (Melioribacteraceae bacterium):
ATGACACAGAGGCAAACCCGATAAAAAACATTAATTGAAATGGAAGCGCGGCAAATTCCATAAAATAAATTGAAGCGATAACGCCAACTAAACAATATATGGCAAGCAATAGCTCTATATAAGTTGAGGTCTGGATTTTGGGGCGATATTTGGTTTGTGAAGCCGCTGTTTTTTTATCGGTCAACTTGAATTTTGGAGTGCGCACAAATTCACTTTTCCGGCTCAATAAACCTTCTATTACCGCCCTCGTATTATTTAAAGCAAAACCCATACTACCCGCCATAAATAATGGGAAGTAGGCAATTTTTTTGCGCCAGTCTGAGTGCACATCCTTTTGTGAGAAAAGATAAAAGAGAAATGAACTTATAAACGCAATTACGAAGACAGCCATGAAGTTAAAGAAATTCCAATATGGTCCTGAATTCTTAATAAAAATTAATGGAACATTTAAAATTCCGGCTAGCAGTATAAATGGGAATACAATATTATTTGTCAAATGAAAAGTAGATTGAAGTTTAATTCTCATCGGCACTTTAGATTTCCAAACGAGAGGTAGAATTTTCTTCATTGTTTCAATTGCGCCTTTAGTCCATCTGAACTGTTGAGCTTTTAACGCGTTCATCTCGGCGGGTAACTCTGCCGGAGTTGTAAAATCGCGCAGATAAACGAACCGCCATCCTTTTAATTGTGCACGGTAACTCAAATCCAAATCTTCAGTTAAAGTATCGGAATGCCAATTCCCTGCGTCCTCAATACACTCTTTACGCCACACACCGCCGGTTCCATTAAAATTAATAAAGAAACCTGCTTTGTTTCTTACCGACTGTTCAATTACAAAATGTCCATCAAGAGCAAGCGCTTGAATTTTAGTTAGAATTGAGTAATCCTCATTTAAATGCTCCCAGCGGGTTTGAACCATCCCAATTTTATCATCACTAAAGTACTTTAAAGTTTTATGCAGAAAATCTTTTTTAGGAATAAAGTCGGCATCAAAAATCGCAACGTATTTTCCTTTTGCTACTTGCAAACCTTCTTTTAGAGCACCTGCTTTAAAACCTTCACGGCTCGATCTTCTGATGTGTTGTATATCGAAACCCAACGCCTGTTTTTCTTTTACTACTCTTGCGCAAACGTCTACGGTTTCATCGGTCGAATCATCAAGAACCTGAATCTCCATTTTTTCTTTTGGATAATCTAATTCGCATACGGCATCTATCAATCTTTCAATTACATACAATTCATTATATAAGGGAAGCTGTATAGTTACTAAATCTTCAAAATCTTCCGGATTTTGTTTCGGTTCATTCTTCCTGTATTTATAATGATAGTACATCATTACAAAGCCGTGACTTCCAAAAACCAGAAGAATAGTTAAAGAAATGATGTAGGCAAAAAGTACAATTTCATCAAAGATCATGATTCACTCATTTTAGTTTTACCAATTTGAAACGACAGCAAGTAAAATATCTTCGGCAACTAATTCAATAGCTCTTTCAATGGCAACCTTTCTCGCGGAATTAATATCGCCGGTTGTAATATAATCGCCATAGTTGGAAAATGTTTTATCAAGTATAGTTTGTTTTTTAATTAAATCTTTGTAAACAATTCTCACATTAATTGTAACCCTACGCGAGGCAACAGTTCCTCCTGAAGCGCTTCCCGAAACAACGGATGGGGTATCAGCAAGAGAACTAATTGTTCCTTCAAGGTAGGCATCTGATTTTGCTCTATCTGTTACCATCAATGTGTTATCATCAATAAATTTTTTTATGACCATATCCGACATACGTTTAGATAAATCGAACTCGCCGGAGCCGCTCCGATCAGCAAATAAGGGAATTGAAATTGATTTTAAGTGCGGGGGAACAGAAGCACCGGTAAATGAATAGCTGCATGAATATATTGATACTAATAAAATTATTAAGGTAAAACTCAATAACCTCTTTCTAAAAAAGTAATAATATTTGTAAAAGTTATTCAAGACCAAACTCATTAATTTTTCTGTAAAGAGTACGTTCGCTTATACCAAGCATTTTTGCCGCCTTACGTTTATTATGACGTGTAAATTCAAGCGCATTAATAATAGCTTGTTTTTCCAGTTTTTCCAAAGGAACAATTTCATTTTGTGGAATATTTACCTGAACGCTATTAATATCGGTTTGGCTCTTTAAAGCATACTGCTTCAGGTCTATCAAATCTTTTTTTATTTCAATTAACGCGCGGTAAATCATTTCACGATCAAGTTCTTCCGCTGATTTACCAATATGAACCGGCAAATTTTTATTATTGCTAGCCCCGTTATTTACTATCAAGAGAGGGATGAATGAATCAATATCTAAAACTCCCGATCTATTTAAAGCGGAAGCTGTTTCAATAACATTTTTTAATTCACGAATATTGCCGGGCCAAGGATATGCTGTGAGATAGTTCATGGCTTCGTGGGTAATTTTCAAATCTCGCAGCTTGTTGTTGATCGCGAAATTTTTAGCAAAGTGATTTGCCAATTCTACAATATCTCCCTTCCTCTGCCTTAATGGAGGAATTGTAATTGTGACGGCCTTTAATCTAAAATATAAATCGTGACGGAAATTTTTTGAATCTACTTCCTGTTGTAAATCTTTATTTGTTGCGGCTATAATTCTCACATCAACTTTTGTAACCCGCTCACTTCCAATTCTCATAAAC
Coding sequences:
- a CDS encoding glycosyltransferase, with protein sequence MIFDEIVLFAYIISLTILLVFGSHGFVMMYYHYKYRKNEPKQNPEDFEDLVTIQLPLYNELYVIERLIDAVCELDYPKEKMEIQVLDDSTDETVDVCARVVKEKQALGFDIQHIRRSSREGFKAGALKEGLQVAKGKYVAIFDADFIPKKDFLHKTLKYFSDDKIGMVQTRWEHLNEDYSILTKIQALALDGHFVIEQSVRNKAGFFINFNGTGGVWRKECIEDAGNWHSDTLTEDLDLSYRAQLKGWRFVYLRDFTTPAELPAEMNALKAQQFRWTKGAIETMKKILPLVWKSKVPMRIKLQSTFHLTNNIVFPFILLAGILNVPLIFIKNSGPYWNFFNFMAVFVIAFISSFLFYLFSQKDVHSDWRKKIAYFPLFMAGSMGFALNNTRAVIEGLLSRKSEFVRTPKFKLTDKKTAASQTKYRPKIQTSTYIELLLAIYCLVGVIASIYFMEFAALPFQLMFFIGFASVSLMSIRQALAKKG
- a CDS encoding sigma-54-dependent Fis family transcriptional regulator produces the protein MRTTEFQKKFGIIGTSQEMRDLVDITNQVAQSDISVLITGESGVGKEVFARAIHGSSKRANKELVSVNCGAIPESLLESELFGHRKGSFTGAIDDRKGYFEIADGGSLFLDEIAEMAITTQVKLLRVLETQEFMRIGSERVTKVDVRIIAATNKDLQQEVDSKNFRHDLYFRLKAVTITIPPLRQRKGDIVELANHFAKNFAINNKLRDLKITHEAMNYLTAYPWPGNIRELKNVIETASALNRSGVLDIDSFIPLLIVNNGASNNKNLPVHIGKSAEELDREMIYRALIEIKKDLIDLKQYALKSQTDINSVQVNIPQNEIVPLEKLEKQAIINALEFTRHNKRKAAKMLGISERTLYRKINEFGLE